One window from the genome of Halostella litorea encodes:
- a CDS encoding MBL fold metallo-hydrolase, with protein sequence MDVRFLGGAREVGRSAVLVNDALLLDFGMLAGNPPRFPVETPEPDAVVVSHGHLDHVGALPSLLSGSARPPIHWTPPTRELALTLARDTLKLHGGTMACPFTENDVRRLTQVSETHGYRETFEAAGHEVTLYDAGHIPGSAHVLVDDGDTRLLYTGDFHTEDRRGDATALGRANGRGGSVSGQRLVPGTTARPDADVVICESTYSDVEHEDRAAVEERFVESVERTLWEGGTVVVPAFAIGRTQEMLLVCAAHDIPCYVDGMGQEVTRMLDRHPAFVRDADALGRGKSHARFVTGRNGQRERITDQRAAIVTTSGMLSGGPVMTYIPEIRRNPTNKITMTGYQVEGTPGRDLLETGSAEIDGRRMPVSAQVEQYDFSAHADRDGLLGFLDSYRDATVLVNHGDRCGAFADELAADGFDASAPEVGDAYAV encoded by the coding sequence ATGGACGTTCGGTTTCTCGGCGGCGCACGCGAGGTCGGTCGGAGCGCCGTCCTCGTGAACGACGCGCTCCTCCTCGACTTCGGGATGCTGGCCGGCAACCCGCCGCGGTTTCCCGTGGAGACGCCGGAGCCGGACGCGGTCGTCGTCTCGCACGGCCACCTCGACCACGTCGGGGCGCTCCCGTCGCTGCTCTCCGGCAGCGCTCGGCCGCCGATACACTGGACGCCGCCGACCCGGGAGCTGGCGCTGACGCTGGCGCGGGACACGCTGAAACTCCACGGCGGGACGATGGCGTGCCCGTTCACCGAGAACGACGTCCGGCGGCTCACGCAGGTCTCCGAGACCCACGGCTACCGCGAGACGTTCGAGGCCGCCGGCCACGAGGTGACGCTGTACGACGCCGGGCACATCCCCGGCTCCGCGCACGTGCTCGTCGACGACGGCGACACGCGACTGCTGTACACGGGGGACTTCCACACCGAGGACCGGCGAGGCGACGCCACCGCCTTGGGCCGCGCGAACGGACGCGGGGGGTCCGTGAGCGGACAGCGGCTCGTCCCCGGGACGACGGCGCGGCCGGACGCCGACGTGGTGATCTGCGAGAGCACGTACAGCGACGTGGAACACGAGGACCGCGCCGCCGTCGAGGAGCGCTTCGTCGAGAGCGTCGAGCGGACGCTGTGGGAGGGCGGCACGGTCGTCGTCCCCGCGTTCGCGATCGGCCGCACGCAGGAGATGCTGCTGGTGTGTGCGGCACACGACATCCCCTGTTACGTCGACGGCATGGGACAGGAGGTGACGCGGATGCTCGACCGCCACCCCGCGTTCGTCCGGGACGCCGACGCGCTGGGCCGCGGCAAGTCCCACGCGCGGTTCGTCACCGGCCGGAACGGCCAGCGCGAGCGGATCACCGACCAGCGGGCGGCGATCGTGACGACGAGCGGCATGCTCTCGGGCGGCCCAGTGATGACGTACATCCCCGAGATCCGGCGGAATCCGACGAACAAGATAACGATGACCGGCTACCAGGTCGAGGGGACGCCCGGCCGCGACCTGCTGGAGACGGGCAGCGCGGAGATCGACGGCCGCCGGATGCCGGTGAGCGCGCAGGTCGAGCAGTACGACTTCTCGGCCCACGCCGACCGGGACGGCCTGCTCGGCTTCCTCGACTCGTACCGCGACGCGACGGTGCTGGTGAATCACGGCGACCGCTGCGGGGCGTTCGCGGACGAACTCGCCGCGGACGGGTTCGACGCGAGCGCGCCCGAGGTCGGGGACGCGTACGCCGTCTGA
- a CDS encoding MFS transporter — protein sequence MTESRRLIRKYYAYRASSAAGFYLPVSILHMKDQGYSLAFIGLAQAVFSFGMLAAEIPSGYLGDRLGRRETLALGNALRAGAMVGYVLAGSALGILLVKAVWAVGWAFRSGTQSALLYELLSTRFDESEYARIDGRGSTVLLVTSGVGAVVGGALYTVDAGLPFLVNAGLALAGVLVLATFPCIECETESDGAFTVREAVRMLHAQAARPEVRWFVAYAALFAGLFGVTRTFEQPALDAVGVPVVGIGLLYAGFKAVSAVAASATGWLEETVGVRRSFGLLVPGFAVAYAAVAVTPLALVPVLVLYRATRTVTRPLRNQYLNDRLDDVGRATVLSGASMALSLAGGAAQLVGGAAAGTFGAVGVLPWAGLTVTGAAAVLWLAASPVREGSGAAGSPPAAAADSG from the coding sequence ATGACGGAGTCCCGGCGACTCATCCGGAAGTACTACGCCTACCGGGCGAGCAGCGCCGCCGGCTTCTACCTCCCCGTCAGCATCCTGCACATGAAAGACCAGGGGTACAGCCTGGCCTTCATCGGCCTCGCGCAGGCCGTCTTCTCGTTCGGGATGCTGGCCGCGGAGATCCCGTCGGGCTACCTCGGCGACCGCCTCGGCCGGCGGGAGACGCTCGCCCTCGGCAACGCCCTCCGGGCGGGCGCGATGGTCGGATACGTCCTCGCGGGGTCGGCCCTCGGCATCCTCCTCGTGAAGGCCGTCTGGGCGGTCGGCTGGGCGTTCCGCTCGGGGACCCAGAGCGCCCTGCTGTACGAGTTGCTGTCGACGCGGTTCGACGAGTCCGAGTACGCCCGCATCGACGGCCGCGGCAGCACCGTGTTGCTCGTCACCTCCGGCGTCGGGGCCGTCGTCGGCGGGGCGCTGTACACGGTCGACGCCGGGCTGCCGTTCCTCGTGAACGCCGGCCTCGCGCTCGCGGGCGTCCTCGTCCTCGCGACGTTCCCGTGCATCGAGTGCGAGACCGAGAGCGACGGGGCGTTCACCGTCCGCGAGGCGGTCAGGATGCTCCACGCACAGGCCGCCCGCCCCGAGGTGCGGTGGTTCGTCGCCTACGCCGCGCTGTTCGCCGGCCTGTTCGGCGTGACCCGGACGTTCGAGCAGCCGGCCCTCGACGCCGTCGGCGTCCCGGTCGTCGGGATCGGCCTCCTGTACGCCGGGTTCAAGGCCGTCTCGGCGGTCGCCGCCTCCGCGACCGGCTGGCTGGAGGAGACCGTCGGCGTCCGCCGGTCGTTCGGCCTGCTCGTGCCGGGGTTCGCGGTCGCGTACGCCGCCGTCGCAGTCACGCCGCTCGCGCTGGTCCCGGTGCTCGTGCTGTACCGCGCCACGCGGACCGTCACCCGCCCCCTGCGCAACCAGTACCTGAACGACCGGCTCGACGACGTGGGGCGGGCGACGGTGCTTTCGGGCGCGTCGATGGCGCTGTCGCTCGCGGGCGGCGCGGCGCAACTGGTCGGCGGGGCCGCAGCCGGGACGTTCGGCGCGGTCGGCGTGCTCCCGTGGGCGGGGCTGACCGTCACCGGAGCCGCGGCCGTGCTCTGGCTGGCGGCCTCGCCGGTCCGGGAGGGGAGCGGGGCGGCGGGGTCGCCCCCCGCGGCGGCCGCGGATTCGGGCTGA
- a CDS encoding DUF7544 domain-containing protein: protein MSLHAVEAIDDAIDATRAFLWPIDVGTWVRLALVTLFALGPGTNVTSIQVNAPTGGGTVPDGTVTPPDGVPAPALDEPFWLAVAGAVAAALLLGLLFLLVGSVMEFVLVESIRRESVSVREYWGRRWRQGVRLFAFRLAFALLLVGGAAAAVAVVVFPAAFGGGDGLAVAAVLLLFPVAAVAAVVLGLVHGFTTAFVVPVMVLEDCGVLAAWRRLWPAIAANPVEFLAYAVVGFLLSIAGGIVVGTVVAVAAVALLIPFGILGAMGVLLVGVAGPVGIAVVAVAVVTFVAAVVAAVAVVQVPVITYLRYYALFVLGDVDPDLDLIPERRAAVRGEPEPTG, encoded by the coding sequence ATGTCCCTCCACGCGGTCGAAGCGATCGACGACGCGATAGACGCGACGCGGGCGTTCCTGTGGCCGATAGACGTCGGCACGTGGGTGCGGCTCGCGCTGGTCACCCTGTTTGCCCTCGGTCCCGGCACGAACGTCACCTCGATCCAGGTCAACGCGCCGACCGGCGGGGGGACCGTCCCGGACGGAACCGTAACCCCCCCGGACGGCGTCCCCGCCCCGGCGCTCGACGAGCCGTTCTGGCTGGCGGTCGCCGGGGCCGTAGCCGCCGCGCTCCTGCTCGGCCTCCTGTTCCTGCTGGTCGGGTCGGTCATGGAGTTCGTCCTCGTCGAGTCGATCCGGCGGGAGTCGGTGTCCGTCCGGGAGTACTGGGGGCGGCGCTGGCGGCAGGGCGTTCGGCTGTTTGCCTTCCGCCTGGCGTTCGCGCTGTTGCTCGTCGGCGGGGCCGCCGCGGCGGTCGCGGTCGTGGTGTTCCCGGCCGCCTTCGGCGGCGGGGACGGCCTCGCCGTCGCCGCCGTCCTGCTTCTGTTCCCGGTCGCCGCCGTCGCCGCGGTCGTGCTCGGCCTCGTCCACGGGTTCACGACGGCGTTCGTCGTCCCGGTGATGGTCCTGGAGGACTGCGGCGTCCTCGCCGCGTGGCGGCGGCTCTGGCCGGCGATCGCCGCGAACCCCGTCGAGTTCCTCGCGTACGCCGTCGTCGGGTTTCTGCTCTCCATCGCGGGCGGCATCGTTGTCGGGACCGTCGTCGCCGTCGCCGCCGTGGCGCTGCTGATCCCCTTCGGGATCCTCGGGGCGATGGGCGTCCTCCTGGTGGGCGTTGCCGGGCCGGTTGGGATCGCGGTTGTCGCCGTCGCGGTCGTCACGTTCGTCGCCGCCGTGGTCGCGGCCGTCGCGGTCGTTCAGGTCCCCGTGATCACGTACCTGCGGTACTACGCGCTGTTCGTGCTCGGCGACGTCGACCCGGACCTCGACCTCATCCCCGAGCGCCGCGCGGCGGTCCGCGGGGAGCCGGAGCCGACCGGCTGA